The proteins below come from a single Staphylococcus sp. MI 10-1553 genomic window:
- a CDS encoding glycosyltransferase, translating to MKKVAMFVWNHFTNDARVNRECTALAEADYDVDLIAINDPKNTAIEAFEQRGPHFKVHRVKRYPFLIQAYADHGKKFLVIIGGMSFTIAAGLFWINLKLMLGYLVLLLAGMAMIKVKKLRKWVVNGAIIARMIVKGYQQKADIYHANDLNTLPQGIVCSKLRLHPKPLVYDSHEVQSDRTGYNPERIRKIERFLLQFVDKMIVENHTRAKHNERLYGFYPQPLYNYSTLYDIAQQPHYHLHEKLGLDPHEKILLYQGGLQQGRGLEKLIEAMPMIQEGVLVFVGGGKLTAALKAQAQQSEARDRIYFLDKVPFEQLPSITREAHVGFQVLQNICFNHYSASSNKLFEYIMAHVPVIACDFPEIKRVVEENEVGIVTDTHDSRNIAEAVNQLLHHPDLYERYRANTRKAKMIYNWQNEKQKLLHVYNTLESKYSYIGKIQSQMK from the coding sequence ATGAAAAAAGTAGCGATGTTCGTATGGAACCACTTCACCAATGATGCCCGCGTGAATCGAGAGTGTACGGCGTTGGCAGAAGCGGATTATGATGTAGATTTAATTGCTATTAATGATCCGAAAAATACAGCGATTGAGGCATTTGAACAGCGTGGGCCTCATTTTAAGGTACATCGCGTTAAACGTTATCCATTTTTAATTCAAGCCTATGCAGATCATGGAAAAAAATTCCTCGTTATTATCGGTGGCATGTCATTTACGATTGCGGCTGGGTTATTTTGGATTAATTTAAAGCTCATGCTCGGCTATTTAGTATTGTTATTAGCGGGCATGGCCATGATTAAAGTGAAGAAATTGCGCAAATGGGTTGTGAATGGAGCAATTATTGCGCGTATGATTGTAAAAGGTTATCAACAAAAGGCAGACATTTACCATGCGAACGACTTGAACACATTACCTCAAGGAATTGTTTGTTCAAAATTAAGATTACACCCAAAACCTTTAGTCTATGACAGTCATGAGGTCCAGTCTGATCGTACGGGTTACAATCCCGAACGTATTAGAAAAATTGAACGTTTTTTACTGCAATTTGTTGATAAGATGATCGTGGAAAATCACACTCGTGCCAAACATAATGAACGCCTATATGGATTTTACCCGCAACCGCTTTATAACTATTCTACATTGTATGATATTGCACAACAGCCTCATTACCATTTGCATGAAAAATTAGGTCTCGATCCACATGAAAAAATATTACTTTATCAAGGTGGTTTACAACAGGGGCGCGGCCTAGAAAAACTAATTGAAGCAATGCCGATGATTCAAGAAGGGGTGCTCGTGTTTGTAGGTGGTGGTAAATTAACTGCGGCATTGAAAGCACAAGCCCAACAGTCTGAAGCACGAGATCGTATTTACTTTTTAGATAAAGTTCCATTTGAGCAGTTGCCAAGTATTACTCGTGAAGCACACGTTGGTTTTCAAGTATTGCAAAATATTTGTTTCAACCATTATTCTGCAAGCTCTAATAAATTATTTGAATATATCATGGCGCACGTTCCTGTCATTGCATGTGACTTTCCTGAAATTAAACGTGTCGTGGAAGAAAATGAAGTAGGTATTGTCACGGATACGCATGACAGTCGCAATATTGCTGAAGCAGTCAATCAATTGTTGCACCACCCTGATTTGTATGAACGATATCGTGCCAACACACGTAAAGCTAAAATGATTTATAATTGGCAAAATGAAAAACAAAAATTACTCCACGTGTACAAT
- a CDS encoding prolyl oligopeptidase family serine peptidase → MIQFNYDTLTREDLLKANNQKVKLIVDGIDFYIFIHIKPNTHRLLVHSNGAIDKKKSTPPVFLRKSWREDFDAHCLFIDDRTIHDSSLNLGWGLGTKERHYIEDYARISQKISDLLNVEDENVTYYGSSGGGFISLMLATSHKNSRVVVNNPQTYVHRYVRKAVLKAYQFVFGDMSFEEVNKNYAKRVSCTRHMKRCNHVPEILYIQNRLSHQDMEEHVTPLIKMLDKYKLDSSRINFLLYSDKQSGHNPLPKDKTVELVNLFMKRELNIY, encoded by the coding sequence ATGATTCAATTCAATTATGATACATTAACTCGAGAAGACTTGTTAAAGGCAAATAATCAAAAAGTTAAACTTATTGTAGACGGCATCGATTTTTACATTTTTATTCATATTAAACCGAATACTCATCGACTTCTTGTTCATTCAAATGGTGCGATTGATAAAAAGAAGTCGACACCTCCAGTTTTTTTAAGAAAGAGTTGGCGAGAAGATTTTGACGCGCATTGCCTGTTTATAGACGATCGTACTATTCACGATAGCTCGCTTAATTTAGGTTGGGGATTAGGCACAAAAGAGCGGCACTATATTGAAGATTATGCACGTATTAGTCAAAAGATAAGTGATCTTTTAAATGTAGAGGATGAAAACGTGACTTATTATGGGAGTTCGGGTGGTGGATTTATTTCACTGATGTTAGCCACGTCTCATAAAAACTCCCGCGTCGTTGTGAATAACCCACAAACTTATGTCCATAGATATGTTAGAAAAGCGGTGCTAAAGGCCTATCAGTTTGTTTTTGGAGATATGTCATTTGAAGAGGTCAATAAAAATTATGCGAAACGAGTCTCTTGTACTAGGCATATGAAGCGATGTAATCATGTCCCTGAAATACTCTACATACAAAACCGTTTAAGTCATCAGGATATGGAGGAACATGTGACACCTTTAATCAAAATGCTAGATAAATATAAGCTTGATAGTTCTCGCATTAATTTTCTGTTATACAGTGACAAGCAATCAGGACATAACCCGTTACCCAAAGATAAAACGGTTGAATTGGTCAACTTGTTTATGAAGAGGGAATTGAATATTTATTAG